A genomic stretch from Helianthus annuus cultivar XRQ/B chromosome 1, HanXRQr2.0-SUNRISE, whole genome shotgun sequence includes:
- the LOC110875806 gene encoding alcohol dehydrogenase 1 translates to MTSKIPHVITCKAAVVREAGGAIVVEEIKVDPPKATEVRIKMLCASICHTDILCCNGMPIPLFPRIPGHEGVGMVESIGEDVGTWLKPGDVVMPLYLGECGECLNCKSGKTNICNVHPINLNGLMRDGTSRMSMALTGETAYHVFSCATWSEYTVIDVNYVIKVDPRVPLPHASFLSCGFTTGLGAPWKETAVTKGSSVAVFGLGVVGLGAIKGAQMQGASTIIGVDINEKKAAIGEAFGMTDFINPRNHPDKSVSDLVKEMTNGLGVDYSFECSGVAPLLNEALEATKIGIGTTVAIGVGMEMNWPIRNMTLLSGRTLKGSLMGGIKTQSDLPVILDKCINKEIEMDKLLTHEIRLENIKEAFEMLKKHECLKILINF, encoded by the exons ATGACATCCAAGATCCCACATgttattacttgcaaag CCGCCGTGGTAAGGGAGGCGGGTGGAGCAATCGTTGTGGAGGAGATAAAGGTGGACCCACCAAAAGCAACAGAAGTTAGGATCAAGATGTTGTGTGCGAGTATATGCCATACTGACATCCTATGTTGCAATGGGATGCCTATT CCTTTGTTTCCGCGTATTCCTGGACACGAAGGTGTAGG GATGGTTGAGAGCATCGGAGAAGACGTGGGGACGTGGCTCAAACCTGGGGACGTAGTGATGCCGCTCTATTTAGGTGAATGTGGTGAATGCTTGAATTGCAAATCTGGAAAGACTAATATTTGTAATGTTCACCCAATTAACTTGAATGGTCTCATGCGTGACGGCACTTCAAGAATGTCTATGGCGCTAACCGGAGAAACCGCCTACCACGTCTTTAGTTGCGCCACATGGTCTGAGTACACGGTCATTGATGTCAACTACGTAATTAAGGTTGACCCTAGGGTGCCTCTTCCCCATGCTAGTTTCCTCTCATGTGGCTTCACAACTGGCCTTGGTGCACCATGGAAGGAAACTGCAGTTACTAAGGGTTCTTCGGTTGCGGTTTTTGGCCTTGGTGTTGTTGGTCTTGGG GCAATTAAAGGAGCACAAATGCAAGGGGCGTCTACGATCATAGGCGTGGACATAAACGAAAAGAAAGCAGCAATAGGAGAGGCTTTTGGGATGACCGATTTCATCAACCCTCGAAACCACCCTGATAAATCGGTGTCGGATTTGGTGAAAGAAATGACAAACGGGTTAGGTGTCGACTACTCCTTCGAGTGCAGCGGAGTCGCACCCTTGTTGAATGAAGCCCTCGAGGCCACTAAAATT GGCATTGGCACAACTGTAGCTATTGGAGTTGGGATGGAGATGAACTGGCCCATAAGAAACATGACCCTATTGAGTGGTCGGACTTTGAAGGGTTCACTAATGGGTGGTATCAAAACCCAATCTGATCTTCCTGTTATACTCGACAAATGTATCAATAAG GAAATTGAGATGGATAAGCTTTTGACACACGAAATACGATTGGAAAATATAAAAGAAGCATTCGAGATGTTGAAGAAACATGAGTGCCTCAAGATTCTTATCAACTTTTGA